The following coding sequences lie in one Oryza brachyantha chromosome 10, ObraRS2, whole genome shotgun sequence genomic window:
- the LOC102702415 gene encoding probable RNA-binding protein 18 yields the protein MDHKGFDGDRSESRLYVGNLDFRVSESDIIKMFSPFGKIIAEDFLWHTRGPKRGEPRGYAFVQYTTKEEAQLAKEKMNGKLVCGRPVVVHLASEKCFLDSGSSHRAMKDKKIAGGSGSKSVQTDRAAKIAAIKHKLKSLEDEGCSTKRPRLKSDELTGSGKQSDKKC from the exons ATG GATCACAAGGGTTTTGACGGCGACAGGTCGGAGAGTAGGCTCTACGTGGGGAATTTAGATTTTAGGGTATCAGA GTCTGACATTATCAAGATGTTCTCTCCTTTTGGGAAGATTATTGCCGAGGATTTCTTGTGGCACACACGTGGCCCAAAGCGAGGCGAGCCGCGTGGTTATGCGTTTGTTCAGTACACCACCAAAGAG GAAGCACAGTTGGCGAAGGAAAAGATGAACGGGAAGTTGGTCTGTGGGCGCCCTGTGGTGGTTCACCTGGCTAGTGAGAAGTGTTTCTTGGACTCCGGAAGTTCCCACAGAGCAATGAAGGACAAGAAAATTGCAGGTGGTTCAGGAAGCAAATCGGTACAAACTGATCGCGCTGCGAAGATCGCTGCTATAAAACACAAATTGAAATCTTTAGAAGATGAGGGATGCAGTACAAAAAGACCAAGGCTTAAGTCAGACGAATTGACAGGCAGTGGCAAACAATCTGATAAGAAGTGCTGA
- the LOC102714955 gene encoding deubiquitinase DESI2-like, producing MKEVVLHVYDVTNSDSEKTNNTILQINRIFKDRIGLGGIFHSAVQVYGEEEWSFGFCESGSGVFSCPIGKNPMYTYRECIVLGETECSIATVNRILRELSRNWPGHSYDLLSRNCNHFCDELCERLAVPKLPGWVNRFANAGDTAVVVAENTAVKFRQAKTEIVNASRVAYRFMAGLASKNQNSQPESPSNQSRSGPTFQGAWFKNIISAGAKPSSSESTSSHDTSDESPLQNQKSAEQSTRL from the exons ATGAAGGAGGTGGTGCTCCACGTGTACGACGTGACGAACAGCGACTCGGAGAAGACGAACAACACCATCCTCCAGATCAACCGCATCTTCAAGGACCGGATCGGCCTCGGCGGCATCTTCCACAGCGCCGTCCAG GTCTATGGCGAGGAGGAGTGGTCGTTCGGGTTCTGCGAGAGCGGCAGCGGCGTCTTCAGCTGCCCCATCGGGAAGAACCCCATGTACACCTACCGCGAGTGCATCGTGCTCGGGGAGACCGAGTGCTCCATCGCCACCGTGAACCGGATCCTGCGCGAGCTCAGCCGCAACTGGCCGGGCCACTCCTATGACCTCCTCTCCAGGAACTGCAACCACTTCTGCGACGAGCTCTGCGAGAGGCTCGCCGTCCCCAAGCTCCCAG GCTGGGTTAATCGTTTTGCCAATGCTGGTGATACCGCGGTGGTAGTTGCTGAGAACACAGCAGTTAAG TTCAGGCAGGCTAAAACAGAAATTGTCAATGCCAGTAGAGTAGCATACAGATTTATGGCGGGCCTAgcatcaaaaaatcaaaactcgCAACCAGAGTCCCCAAGTAACCAAAGCAGAAGCGGCCCTACTTTCCAGGGTGCCTGGTTCAAGAACATCATTTCCGCCGGCGCAAAGCCTTCTTCAAGCGAATCAACTTCATCGCATGACACTAGTGATGAATCCCCTTTGCAGAATCAAAAATCAGCGGAGCAGTCAACACGGTTGTAG
- the LOC102715241 gene encoding uncharacterized GPI-anchored protein At1g61900 isoform X1 — protein sequence MHLLSGAKRMESSSSGCPQGTVYHWFVLFAVWLCGSQHVLSQKTTLEPKDKFLLSDPPIGLFDPIEISPSVLPHNANPVEPLSPMYPNYTSYDPVLTGKCHVNFSALSYIMDKTAFDCSIPLAPLVADVICCPQVNSLMNIFQAAYGAGNNTLVLNQASANACFSDVMSILASKGANTNIPELCTLRPSNLTDASCPVKDISTFEKIVNVSKLLEACSSVDPLKECCRPVCQPAIVEAAVHISSGGANMFGSSSISGSDAGINVVSDCKGVVHSWLSMKLSSEESNTAFRVLSGCKVNKVCPLEFDDPSPVAKACGKASSSTPSCCGALHSYIATRQKQIFVTNLQAINCATMFGSMLQKAGVSSDIYGLCDIDLKDFSLQAFGQQGCLLRSLPTDIVFDNATGISFTCDLSDNIAAPWPSSSSVQSLSLCAPEMSLPALPVAQPSGSSVGISRTGIGILVPLLFLVTAIVF from the exons atgcacttaCTTAGTGGGGCTAAAAGAATGGAGAGTTCAAGCTCTGGTTGTCCTCAGG GCACAGTGTATCATTGGTTTGTCTTGTTTGCGGTTTGGCTTTGTGGCAGCCAGCATGTTCTTTCTCAGAAAACAACACTTGAACCAAAAGACAAATTCCTTCTATCTGATCCACCAATTGGCCTCTTTGATCCAATAGAGATTTCACCATCTGTTCTTCCACACAATGCTAACCCAGTTGAGCCACTGTCACCAATGTATCCAAACTACACATCATATGATCCGGTCTTGACTGGAAAATGTCATGTAAATTTCTCAGCGCTCTCTTATATTATGGATAAAACGGCATTTGATTGTTCCATACCTTTAGCACCACTAGTTGCTGATGTGATATGCTGCCCCCAAGTTAATAGCTTGATGAATATTTTCCAAGCTGCATATGGTGCTGGAAACAACACACTAGTTCTCAACCAGGCTTCAGCAAATGCTTGTTTCTCTGATGTTATGAGCATACTGGCAAGCAAAGGAGCAAACACTAATATCCCTGAGTTATGTACTCTAAGGCCATCAAACCTTACTGATGCTTCTTGCCCCGTGAAGGATATTAGCACATTTGAGAAAATAGTTAATGTAAGCAAGCTCCTAGAGGCATGCAGCAGTGTTGATCCACTGAAAGAGTGTTGCAGACCTGTTTGCCAGCCTGCAATAGTGGAAGCAGCAGTTCACATATCTTCTGGTGGAGCAAACATGTTTGGAAGTTCTAGCATATCTGGGAGTGATGCTGGGATCAATGTTGTTAGTGACTGCAAAGGGGTAGTTCACTCCTGGTTATCTATGAAGCTTTCATCAGAAGAATCAAACACTGCCTTTAGGGTATTATCTGGTTGCAAGGTGAACAAAG TTTGTCCGCTGGAGTTTGATGATCCTTCTCCCGTTGCTAAGGCATGCGGCAAGGCATCTTCTTCAACGCCCTCATGCTGTGGGGCATTGCACTCTTACATTGCAACTCGCCAGAAGCAAATATTTGTAACAAATTTGCAAGCAATTAACTGTGCAACCATGTTTGGATCAATGCTACAGAAAGCTGGCGTATCCAGTGATATTTATGGGCTTTGTGATattgatttaaaagatttCAGCCTGCAAG CGTTTGGTCAGCAAG GCTGTCTACTTCGGAGCTTACCTACAGACATTGTATTTGACAATGCTACGGGCATTAGCTTTACATGTGACTTGAGCGACAACATTGCAGCACCAtggccatcatcatcatctgttCAATCCTTGTCACTTTGTGCTCCAG AAATGTCATTGCCTGCATTGCCTGTCGCTCAACCATCTGGGAGCTCAG TAGGTATCTCAAGAACCGGAATTGGAATTTTGGTGCCTCTTCTATTCCTTGTGACGGCCATCGTCTTCTGA
- the LOC102702137 gene encoding probable membrane-associated kinase regulator 6 gives MEASPSRSDSFSQCWLRRKARAAAGSFERLGGEGGVGDGDLGHSFGSSVASFIDMDPAELFSMRWTSLPVAAAEDQEFDFGLPCDGALCSSPLLVGTGRVDFSDDGPLLPPCEPGVDVARDSTTTYADVSSPSPSSPLFHSALSTPASVIATSSRRAAAGGAAGNKARAPLLATRRILLRYLRFLVPLCRKVRSLPLRVLAPRSRAAASLAAPSTSPARRSTSSSYASAAEYWCHGNADTAVRDAILYCKKSIGQDM, from the exons ATGGAGGCCTCGCCGTCACGCAGCGACAGCTTCTCGCAGTGCTGGCTCAGGCGGaaggcgcgggcggcggctgggTCGTTCGAGCGACttggcggcgagggtggcgttggcgacggcgatctTGGGCATTCGTTCGGTAGCTCTGTCGCTTCGTTCATTGACATGGACCCCGCGGAGCTCTTCTCGATGCGGTGGACGTCGCTgccagtggcggcggcggaggaccaGGAGTTCGACTTCGGCCTGCCGTGCGACGGCGCGCTGTGCTCCTCCCCGCTGCTGGTCGGCACCGGGCGCGTCGACTTCTCCGATGACggccccctcctccccccgtGCGAGCCGGGCGTCGACGTGGCCCGGGACAGCACGACGACGTACGCCGACGTGTCGTCGCCgagcccgtcgtcgccgctgttccACTCCGCGCTGAGCACGCCGGCCTCCGTGATCGCCACCagctcgcgccgcgccgccgccggcggcgcggcaggcAACAAGGCGAGGGCGCCGCTgctggcgacgaggaggatcCTTCTCAGGTACCTCCGCTTCCTCGTGCCGCTCTGCCGGAAGGTGAGGTCGCTCCCGCTGCGCGTGCTCGCGCCGCGCTCCAGGGCGGCGGCcagcctcgccgcgccgtcgacgtcCCCGGCGCGGCGGTCCACGTCGAGCAGCTACGCCAGCGCGGCGGAGTACTGGTGCCACGGCAATGCCGACACCGCCGTGCGCGACGCCATCCTCTACTGCAAGAAATCCATC GGACAGGACATGTAA
- the LOC102715241 gene encoding uncharacterized GPI-anchored protein At1g61900 isoform X2: MHLLSGAKRMESSSSGCPQGTVYHWFVLFAVWLCGSQHVLSQKTTLEPKDKFLLSDPPIGLFDPIEISPSVLPHNANPVEPLSPMYPNYTSYDPVLTGKCHVNFSALSYIMDKTAFDCSIPLAPLVADVICCPQVNSLMNIFQAAYGAGNNTLVLNQASANACFSDVMSILASKGANTNIPELCTLRPSNLTDASCPVKDISTFEKIVNVSKLLEACSSVDPLKECCRPVCQPAIVEAAVHISSGGANMFGSSSISGSDAGINVVSDCKGVVHSWLSMKLSSEESNTAFRVLSGCKVNKVCPLEFDDPSPVAKACGKASSSTPSCCGALHSYIATRQKQIFVTNLQAINCATMFGSMLQKAGVSSDIYGLCDIDLKDFSLQAFGQQGCLLRSLPTDIVFDNATGISFTCDLSDNIAAPWPSSSSVQSLSLCAPEMSLPALPVAQPSGSSGISRTGIGILVPLLFLVTAIVF, translated from the exons atgcacttaCTTAGTGGGGCTAAAAGAATGGAGAGTTCAAGCTCTGGTTGTCCTCAGG GCACAGTGTATCATTGGTTTGTCTTGTTTGCGGTTTGGCTTTGTGGCAGCCAGCATGTTCTTTCTCAGAAAACAACACTTGAACCAAAAGACAAATTCCTTCTATCTGATCCACCAATTGGCCTCTTTGATCCAATAGAGATTTCACCATCTGTTCTTCCACACAATGCTAACCCAGTTGAGCCACTGTCACCAATGTATCCAAACTACACATCATATGATCCGGTCTTGACTGGAAAATGTCATGTAAATTTCTCAGCGCTCTCTTATATTATGGATAAAACGGCATTTGATTGTTCCATACCTTTAGCACCACTAGTTGCTGATGTGATATGCTGCCCCCAAGTTAATAGCTTGATGAATATTTTCCAAGCTGCATATGGTGCTGGAAACAACACACTAGTTCTCAACCAGGCTTCAGCAAATGCTTGTTTCTCTGATGTTATGAGCATACTGGCAAGCAAAGGAGCAAACACTAATATCCCTGAGTTATGTACTCTAAGGCCATCAAACCTTACTGATGCTTCTTGCCCCGTGAAGGATATTAGCACATTTGAGAAAATAGTTAATGTAAGCAAGCTCCTAGAGGCATGCAGCAGTGTTGATCCACTGAAAGAGTGTTGCAGACCTGTTTGCCAGCCTGCAATAGTGGAAGCAGCAGTTCACATATCTTCTGGTGGAGCAAACATGTTTGGAAGTTCTAGCATATCTGGGAGTGATGCTGGGATCAATGTTGTTAGTGACTGCAAAGGGGTAGTTCACTCCTGGTTATCTATGAAGCTTTCATCAGAAGAATCAAACACTGCCTTTAGGGTATTATCTGGTTGCAAGGTGAACAAAG TTTGTCCGCTGGAGTTTGATGATCCTTCTCCCGTTGCTAAGGCATGCGGCAAGGCATCTTCTTCAACGCCCTCATGCTGTGGGGCATTGCACTCTTACATTGCAACTCGCCAGAAGCAAATATTTGTAACAAATTTGCAAGCAATTAACTGTGCAACCATGTTTGGATCAATGCTACAGAAAGCTGGCGTATCCAGTGATATTTATGGGCTTTGTGATattgatttaaaagatttCAGCCTGCAAG CGTTTGGTCAGCAAG GCTGTCTACTTCGGAGCTTACCTACAGACATTGTATTTGACAATGCTACGGGCATTAGCTTTACATGTGACTTGAGCGACAACATTGCAGCACCAtggccatcatcatcatctgttCAATCCTTGTCACTTTGTGCTCCAG AAATGTCATTGCCTGCATTGCCTGTCGCTCAACCATCTGGGAGCTCAG GTATCTCAAGAACCGGAATTGGAATTTTGGTGCCTCTTCTATTCCTTGTGACGGCCATCGTCTTCTGA
- the LOC107305190 gene encoding probable receptor-like protein kinase At5g24010 produces the protein MAVCVPVVVLLVVVGLLPASNAQTAPFSPQFGVYVACGAGGDVVTTSDSPQRTFVPDDGSLSGKSSRRAERLRNPDASPPSPLYAAVRVGRSGFSYRLEYPASAAPDGNTTLVLRLHFFPFASQSDGDLSAARFGVSAMGRYVLLPSPFSPPRAGVVKEFFLPSDGSGVFDVTFTPEAGGLAFVNAIELFPAPQELLWRYALTPVKAADVPPHQALETLYRLNVGGPTVTTTSDTMWRTWLADDSYLSLATVSAVASIQRTINFDPTSGFTRMVAPDAVYKSQRTTNSSTSNVTWTFAVDGDSSYVVRLHFCAFEELSSVVGQGVDFNVYLMQAIASRELKAKDYATLNMPTQAFYLDYVTRVPTGGENLTVSIGRAATSDSNKAILNGLEIMKLRAVDMAPGSSSGKTSKVVIAVIVAVLAVAVLPGVALCIVFVRRRQRQATLPVPEEEKESVGTPWSPFTPDGDGSVASSAVTPRRMNMKLHIPLADIMVATGDFNDGNVIGVGGFGSVYRGVLRDGTRVAVKRAKRASKQGFPEFQTEILVLSSIRHRHLVSLIGYCNERSEMILVYELMEHGTLRSQLYGSDAAPAPLSWKQRLEICIGAAKGLHYLHTGHSDNIIHRDVKSTNILLGDGLVAKVADFGLSRIGPAVGQTHVSTAVKGSFGYLDPEYFKTRQLTDRSDVYSFGVVLFEVLCARPVIDQSLPPDEINLAEWAMQWSRRGRFDKIIDPAVAGDANTNSLRKFAETAGRCLADYGDLRPSMGDVVWNLEYCLQLQESQPSTDATLDDSGVHLPRDIVVARQVAPNAAVDVGDDMSWSETASFTATGNVFSQIMSRDGR, from the coding sequence ATGGCTGTGTGTGTGCCAGTCGTCGTGCTGCTCGTCGTCGTGGGATTGTTGCCGGCTTCGAACGCGCAGACGGCGCCCTTCTCGCCGCAATTTGGCGTCTACGTCGcctgcggcgccggcggcgacgtcgtcaCGACGTCCGACTCGCCGCAGCGCACCTTCGTCCCGGACGACGGCAGCCTGTCAGGGAAGTCCTCTCGCCGCGCGGAGAGGTTGAGGAACCCCGACGCGAGCCCGCCGTCCCCTCTCTACGCGGCTGTGCGGGTCGGCAGGAGCGGCTTCTCGTACCGGCTCGAATACCCTGCCTCGGCGGCGCCCGACGGCAACACGACGCTCGTCCTCCGCCTCCACTTCTTCCCCTTCGCGTCCCAGTCCGACGGCGACCTCTCCGCGGCGCGGTTCGGCGTCTCCGCCATGGGCAGGTACGTCCTCCTGCCTTCTCccttctcgccgccgcgcgccggcgtGGTGAAGGAGTTCTTCCTCCCGTCGGATGGATCCGGCGTGTTCGACGTCACCTTCACGCCCGAAGCAGGGGGGCTCGCGTTCGTCAACGCCATCGAGCTGTTCCCGGCGCCGCAGGAGCTTCTGTGGAGGTACGCCCTGACGCCGGTCAAAGCCGCCGACGTCCCGCCTCATCAGGCGCTGGAGACTCTGTACCGGCTCAACGTGGGCGGCCCaacggtgacgacgacgagcgacACCATGTGGCGGACGTGGCTCGCCGACGACTCCTACCTCTCCCTTGCCACGGTCTCGGCGGTGGCCAGCATCCAGCGTACGATCAACTTCGACCCGACGTCGGGCTTCACGCGGATGGTCGCGCCGGACGCCGTGTACAAGTCGCAGCGCACGACGAACTCGTCCACGTCGAACGTGACATGGACGTTCGCCGTCGATGGCGATAGCAGCTACGTCGTCCGCCTCCATTTCTGCGCCTTCGAGGAGCTCAGCTCCGTCGTCGGACAAGGCGTTGATTTCAATGTTTATCTGATGCAAGCCATCGCTTCCCGGGAATTGAAGGCCAAGGACTACGCCACACTGAACATGCCAACCCAGGCTTTCTATCTGGACTACGTCACCAGGGTCCCGACCGGCGGCGAGAACCTCACGGTGAGCATCGGCAGGGCGGCGACCAGTGACAGCAACAAGGCGATCCTAAACGGTCTGGAGATCATGAAGCTCAGAGCGGTCGATATGGCTCCGGGGAGCTCGTCCGGCAAGACGAGCAAGGTCGTCATAGCCGTGATTGTGGCCGTGCTCGCCGTGGCCGTTCTCCCAGGTGTAGCATTGTGCATCGTGTTTGTGCGGCGGAGGCAGAGGCAGGCGACGCTGCCGgtgccggaggaggagaaggagagcgTTGGGACACCGTGGTCGCCTTTCACGCCGGACGGCGATGGTTCGGTGGCCAGCTCCGCGGTCACGCCGCGGAGGATGAACATGAAGCTCCACATCCCGCTCGCCGACATCATGGTGGCGACGGGGGACTTCAACGACGGCAACGtcatcggcgtcggcgggtTCGGGAGCGTGTACCGCGGCGTGCTCCGCGACGGCACGCGCGTCGCGGTGAAGCGCGCGAAGCGCGCGTCCAAGCAGGGGTTCCCGGAGTTCCAGACGGAGATCCTGGTGCTCTCGAGCATCCGCCACCGGCACCTCGTCTCCCTCATCGGCTACTGCAACGAGCGCTCGGAGATGATCCTCGTGTACGAGCTCATGGAGCACGGCACGCTGAGGAGCCAGCTGTACGGCTccgacgccgcgccggcgccgctgtcGTGGAAGCAGCGGCTGGAGATCTGCATCGGAGCGGCGAAGGGCCTGCACTACCTGCACACCGGCCACTCCGACAACATCATCCACCGCGACGTCAAGTCGACGAACATcctcctcggcgacggccTCGTGGCGAAGGTGGCCGACTTCGGGCTGTCCCGCATCGGGCCTGCGGTGGGGCAGACGCACGTGAGCACGGCGGTGAAGGGCAGCTTCGGCTACCTCGACCCGGAGTACTTCAAGACGCGGCAGCTCACCGACCGCTCCGACGTGTACTCCTTCGGTGTGGTCCTGTTCGAGGTGCTCTGCGCGCGGCCGGTGATCGACCAGAGCCTCCCGCCCGACGAGATCAACCTCGCGGAGTGGGCGATGCAGTGGAGCCGGAGGGGCCGGTTCGACAAGATCATCGAcccagccgtcgccggcgacgccaaCACGAACTCGCTGCGGAAGTTCGCCGAGACCGCCGGGAGGTGCCTCGCCGACTACGGCGACCTCCGGCCGTCCATGGGCGACGTGGTGTGGAACCTGGAGTACTGCCTCCAGCTGCAGGAGAGCCAGCCGAGCACCGACGCGACGCTGGACGACAGCGGCGTGCACCTGCCACGGGACATCGTCGTGGCGAGGCAGGTGGCGCCCAATGCCGCGGTCGACGTCGGAGACGACATGAGCTGGTCGGAGACGGCGAGCTTCACGGCGACGGGCAACGTGTTCTCGCAGATAATGTCCCGCGACGGGAGATGA
- the LOC102701862 gene encoding L-type lectin-domain containing receptor kinase SIT2-like translates to MSPASVATPGHLAVAVLSLLAHRLLLCSADVDFIYNGFHNAANLSLEDAASVLPGGALQLTNDSKNIMGHAFFDSPVQMVQDAAAVVSFSTAFVFEIVTVGSGGGHGLAFVVAASKLLPGATAEQYLGLLGKDNLGNLSNHVFAVEFDTVKANGLLNETNDNHVGVDLNSLVSNVSEPAAYFAGDGGERTNVTLESAQEIQAWVEYDGSSKILNVTIAPVSVTTRPRRPLISRPIDLLPIFKQEMYVGFSSATGKLASSHYILAWSFRTGGAAQPIDLSRLPSVPKKPEPPPSASTVIKIVALSCAATVTAIIASTGVALWLRRRAALADTLEEWELDHPHRFPYRELHMATKGFKNSELLGAGGFGQVYRGVLRRSGDVVAVKRISSNARQGMREFVAEVASLGRMRHRNLAELRGWCKRGQDLLLVYEFMPNGSLDALLFGDCAAAGKSASPAATPPPLTWEQRVRILRGVASGLVYLHEEWEQVVVHRDVKASNVLLGGDMGARLGDFGLARLYEHGGDPATTRVVGTLGYMAPELTVTGKATTATDVFAYGALLLEVACGRRPIDPVTGVNLLRWVRDLGVRGEVVRAVDERLGGCYDKEEARLVLWLGLTCSQARPEARPSMRQVCQYLDGEEHVPEEAVLVFSDADSVDFGLFTSLTWSSCATMSVGSLHGGR, encoded by the coding sequence ATGTCTCCGGCGTCCGTTGCAACGCCcggccacctcgccgtcgccgtactCTCCCTCCTTGCTCACCGCCTTCTCCTCTGTTCGGCCGACGTTGATTTCATCTACAACGGTTTCCACAACGCCGCCAACCTGAGCCTAGAGGACGCGGCCTCCGTCTTGCCCGGCGGCGCGCTGCAGCTCACCAACGACAGCAAAAATATCATGGGCCATGCGTTCTTCGACTCCCCGGTGCAGATGGTgcaggacgccgccgccgtcgtctccttCAGCACGGCCTTCGTCTTTGAGATCGTGAccgtcggcagcggcggcggccatggcctgGCCtttgtcgtcgccgcctccaaGCTGCTCCCCGGCGCAACCGCGGAGCAGTACCTTGGCCTCCTCGGGAAGGACAACCTGGGCAATCTCTCCAACCACGTCTTCGCCGTCGAGTTCGATACGGTGAAGGCGAACGGGCTCCTAAACGAGACGAACGACAACCACGTCGGCGTCGACTTGAACAGCCTCGTGTCCAACGTGTCGGAGCCGGCCGCCTacttcgccggcgacggcggcgagaggacCAACGTGACGTTGGAGAGCGCGCAGGAGATTCAGGCGTGGGTGGAGTACGACGGCAGCAGCAAGATCCTCAACGTCACCATCGCTCCGGTGTCCGTGACGACACGGCCTCGTCGGCCGCTCATATCGCGCCCCATCGACCTCCTGCCGATCTTCAAGCAAGAAATGTACGTCGGCTTCTCGTCGGCGACGGGGAAGCTGGCGAGCTCGCACTACATCCTCGCATGGAGCTTCCGAACCGGTGGAGCTGCGCAgccgatcgatctctctcGGTTGCCGAGCGTCCCGAAGAagccggagccgccgcctTCCGCCTCCACCGTCATCAAAATCGTCGCACTGTCCTGCGCTGCCACGGTCACGGCGATCATCGCGTCGACCGGCGTCGCGCtctggctgcggcggcgggccgcGCTCGCCGACACGCTCGAGGAGTGGGAGCTTGACCACCCGCACAGGTTCCCGTACAGAGAGCTCCACATGGCGACCAAGGGGTTCAAGAACAGCGAGCTCCTCGGTGCCGGCGGCTTCGGCCAGGTGTACAGAGGCGTGCTCCGGCGATCCGGCGACGTGGTGGCCGTGAAGAGGATCTCGAGCAACGCGAGGCAGGGGATGCGCGAGTTCGTCGCCGAGGTCGCCAGCCTCGGCCGCATGCGGCACCGGAACCTCGCCGAGCTGCGCGGGTGGTGCAAGCGCGGGCAGGACCTGCTCCTGGTCTACGAGTTCATGCCCAACGGCAGCCTCGACGCTCTCCTGTTCGGCgactgcgccgccgccggcaagtccgcttcgccggcggcgacgccgccgccgctgacgtGGGAGCAGCGGGTGAGGATCCTCAGGGGCGTCGCCTCCGGGCTGGTGTACCTGCACGAGGAGTGGGAGCAGGTGGTGGTGCACCGCGACGTGAAGGCCAGCAAcgtcctcctcggcggcgacaTGGGCGCGCGCCTCGGCGACTTCGGCCTCGCGCGGCTCTACGAGCACGGCGGGGACCCGGCCACGACGCGCGTGGTCGGGACGCTGGGCTACATGGCGCCGGAGCTCACCGTGACCGGCAAGGCCACCACGGCCACCGACGTGTTCGCCTACGGCGCGCTGCTGCTCGAGGTGGCCTGCGGGCGCCGCCCCATCGACCCCGTCACCGGCGTGAACCTGCTGCGCTGGGTCCGGGACCTCGGCGTCCGGGGCGAGGTGGTGCGCGCCGTCGACGAGAGGCTCGGCGGGTGCTACGAcaaggaggaggcgaggcTGGTGCTCTGGCTCGGCCTCACGTGCAGCCAGGCGAGGCCTGAGGCGCGGCCTAGCATGAGGCAGGTGTGCCAGTAcctcgacggcgaggagcaTGTGCCGGAGGAGGCCGTGCTCGTCTTCTCCGACGCCGATTCCGTTGACTTCGGGTTGTTCACGTCCCTGACATGGTCCTCATGCGCGACAATGTCTGTCGGCTCGCTCCACGGTGGCCGGTGA